A single genomic interval of Deltaproteobacteria bacterium harbors:
- the cas5e gene encoding type I-E CRISPR-associated protein Cas5/CasD — protein MQPFLCFRLYGPMAAWGDVAVGERRPALAQPSRSGVLGLIAAALGLQRSDADALQTLDDGLGFASRLERRGELLVDYHTAQVPSGPEVRSALKRRTRLDTRRDELNAKEDRDAIQSWRTYFLDALASACMWQTSGSKAPALDQLAARLRAPTFVPYLGRKACPVALPLDAKLVEAANPVDALTQVRFPADALLGGIGRARSEPDVFRWEGEWPGLKPDQTVTRRDRLLSRARWHFAERQEHVLQRQGGDHVPQPS, from the coding sequence ATGCAGCCCTTCCTCTGCTTCCGCCTCTACGGCCCGATGGCCGCCTGGGGCGACGTGGCGGTGGGCGAGCGGCGTCCGGCCCTCGCCCAACCGTCGCGCTCGGGCGTGCTGGGCCTGATCGCGGCTGCCCTGGGCCTCCAGCGGTCCGATGCCGACGCCCTGCAGACCCTGGACGACGGCCTCGGGTTCGCTTCGCGTCTGGAGCGACGGGGCGAGCTCCTGGTGGACTACCACACCGCCCAGGTTCCATCGGGCCCGGAGGTCCGATCTGCGCTCAAGCGGCGTACGCGCCTCGACACCCGGCGGGACGAGTTGAACGCGAAGGAGGATCGCGACGCGATCCAGTCCTGGCGCACGTACTTCCTCGACGCTCTCGCCTCGGCGTGCATGTGGCAGACGTCCGGGAGCAAAGCGCCGGCCCTGGACCAGCTCGCCGCCAGGCTGCGGGCCCCCACCTTCGTCCCCTACCTCGGGCGGAAGGCCTGCCCGGTGGCGCTCCCGCTCGATGCGAAGCTCGTCGAGGCGGCAAACCCGGTGGACGCGTTGACGCAGGTCCGCTTCCCGGCTGATGCGCTGCTGGGTGGCATCGGGAGAGCCCGGTCCGAGCCCGACGTCTTCCGCTGGGAGGGCGAGTGGCCGGGCCTGAAGCCGGACCAGACAGTGACCCGGCGCGATCGGCTCCTGAGCCGGGCGCGCTGGCACTTCGCAGAGCGGCAGGAGCACGTCCTGCAGCGCCAGGGAGGCGACCATGTACCTCAGCCGTCTTGA
- the cas6e gene encoding type I-E CRISPR-associated protein Cas6/Cse3/CasE has product MYLSRLELLPEAAQKPEFWADLGDLYREHQAIWQLFGDTPERTRDFLFRKERGGLESRWFTLSKRKPIDVRGIWKVEPKQFEPRFEAGQHLFFAVRVNPTVAKTREGRSSARHDVVMNEKRRVPGGTGSISESALVEKACTAWFQARSTRNGFDFDPGQVRFDGYRQVGDAKSGGIRLSTVDIEGFLTVKEPERFQRMLFGGLGPAKSFGCGLMLVRPA; this is encoded by the coding sequence ATGTACCTCAGCCGTCTTGAGCTCTTGCCCGAGGCTGCCCAGAAGCCCGAGTTCTGGGCCGACCTGGGCGACCTCTACCGCGAGCACCAGGCCATCTGGCAGCTCTTCGGCGACACACCGGAGCGCACGCGCGATTTCCTCTTCCGCAAGGAGCGCGGAGGCCTTGAGTCCCGGTGGTTCACGCTGTCGAAGCGTAAGCCAATCGACGTTCGCGGCATCTGGAAGGTCGAACCGAAGCAATTCGAGCCCCGATTCGAGGCGGGACAGCACTTGTTCTTCGCCGTGCGGGTGAATCCGACGGTCGCGAAGACCCGGGAGGGGCGGTCCAGCGCCCGTCACGACGTGGTGATGAACGAAAAGCGCCGCGTACCGGGCGGGACGGGCTCGATTTCGGAGAGCGCACTGGTCGAAAAGGCCTGTACCGCCTGGTTCCAGGCCCGATCGACCCGGAATGGATTCGATTTCGACCCGGGACAGGTGCGGTTCGACGGCTATCGCCAGGTTGGCGATGCCAAATCGGGCGGGATCAGGTTGTCCACGGTGGATATCGAGGGATTTCTCACCGTGAAGGAGCCGGAACGCTTCCAGCGCATGCTGTTCGGGGGGCTGGGGCCCGCCAAGAGCTTCGGGTGCGGGCTGATGCTGGTGCGCCCGGCCTGA